One genomic region from Zalophus californianus isolate mZalCal1 chromosome 2, mZalCal1.pri.v2, whole genome shotgun sequence encodes:
- the BRF2 gene encoding transcription factor IIIB 50 kDa subunit, translated as MPGGGHCPDCGSTELVEDSHYSQSQLVCSDCGCVVTEGVLTTTFSDEGNLREVTYSRSTGENEQVSRSQQRGLRRVRDLCRVLQLPSTFEDTAVAYYQQAYRHSGIRAARLQKKEVLVGCCVLITCRQHNWPLTMGTICTLLYADLDVFSGTYMQIVKLLGLDVPSLCLADLVKTYCSSFRLFQASPSVPAKYVEDKEKMLSRTLQLVELADETWLVTGRHPLPVITAATFLAWQSLQPSERLTCSLARFCKLANVDLPCPASSRLQELLAVLLRMAEQLAWLQVLRLDKRSVVKHIGDLLQHRHTLVRKAFRDGPAESDAGEEEQQGRGQGPGQGKEVASSSLGPPEGKRPASPALLLPPCMLKPPKRVCPPPPISTATGDEDISDSEIEQYLRTPQEVRDFQKAQAARQAATGVSNPP; from the exons ATGCCGGGCGGCGGCCACTGCCCCGACTGCGGGTCCACCGAGCTCGTGGAAGACTCGCACTATTCGCAGAGCCAGCTGGTGTGCTCAGACTGTGGCTGCGTGGTCACCGAGGGGGTCCTTACTACCACCTTCAGCGACGAAGGCAACCTCCGAG AAGTAACCTATTCCCGAAGCACAGGGGAAAACGAACAAGTTAGTCGCAGCCAGCAACGAG GTCTCCGCCGAGTGAGAGACCTCTGCCGAGTCCTGCAGTTGCCATCGACATTTGAGGACACAGCAGTTGCCTACTACCAGCAGGCCTACCGGCACTCTGGAATCCGTGCTGCCAGGCTGCAGAAGAAGGAGGTGTTAGTTGGGTGCTGTGTCTTAATCACCTGCCGGCAGCATAACTGGCCCCTCACCATGGGAACCATCTGCACCCTGTTGTATGCAGATCTGGATGTGTTTTCTGGCACCTACATGCAGATAGTGAAGCTCCTGGGGCTGGATGTGCCATCTCTGTGCTTGGCAGACCTGGTGAAGACTTACTGCAGCAG CTTCAGACTGTTCCAAGCTTCCCCATCCGTGCCAGCCAAATACgtggaagacaaagagaagatgcTGTCGCGCACACTGCAGTTGGTGGAGCTGGCGGACGAGACGTGGCTGGTGACCGGGCGGCATCCCTTGCCTGTCATCACTGCTGCTACCTTCCTGGCTTGGCAGTCGCTGCAGCCTTCAGAGCGTCTGACGTGCTCCCTTGCCCGATTTTGTAAGTTGGCAAATGTggacctgccctgccctgcttccTCCCGCCTGCAGGAGCTGCTGGCTGTGCTGCTGCGGATGGCTGAGCAGCTGGCCTGGCTGCAGGTGCTGAGGCTCGACAAACGGTCTGTGGTGAAGCACATCGGCGACCTCCTGCAGCACCGCCACACGTTGGTCCGCAAGGCCTTTCGAGACGGACCGGCAGAGTCGGAcgctggggaggaggagcagcagggacggggccaggggccagggcagggaaaggaggTGGCGAGTAGTTCCTTAGGTCCGCCCGAGGGCAAGCGGCCAGCCAGTCctgcccttctcctcccaccttgCATGCTGAAGCCCCCAAAGCGggtctgtcccccaccccctatCTCCACGGCCACTGGAGATGAGGATATTTCTGACAGTGAGATAGAGCAGTATTTGCGTACCCCTCAGGAAGTGAGGGACTTTCAGAAAGCTCAAGCTGCAAGACAGGCTGCCACGGGGGTTTCTAACCCTCCCTGA